DNA from Magnetococcales bacterium:
CCCGGCACGCCCGGCCAACTCCTTGAGACGCAGCAAGAACTCGGGAACCATGGCCGACTCTTCGTTCTGTCTGGCCTGGCATCCGGCTTTCAGCATCAACCGGCGAATCTGGATGCGCTGCGGCGTCGTGATGGTCACCGCCTCGACGCGAAACAGGCATTTTCCCAAAACCCGGCGTTCCAGTTTGTCGGCAGTAATGGGTTGACCACGCTCGTCGGTGACCCGCACCAATCCAGCCGTCAACAATACCTGCAACCCGCCATCCACGGCATCACCGGGCCAACCATAAGGGGCACCTTCGAAGTGTACCCGGATATCCTTGCCAGACTTGCCGCCCCCGATGAACCCCAGAATGGCTTTGCAAACGGCCTGGTTTGCCGGTTCTCCAGCATGCCCGACCTGTTTCAGGGCATCCGGCCCCCCCTTGCGCGCTTCGTCATAAACCTTGGCCCATCCGGGATGATCGCCGGCCTGAAACTGCGGATAGAGACGACAGACGCTGTCTTTCGCCGCCTCCAGGACCATTTCCTGAAGATTCCCACCCGTCACTTCGTTGCCACCACCCTGAAAAACACGTACCCCGGACAGGGAGTCATCCAGCAAGGCATGAATGCGCATGTCGGCATGATGGCGGGTGGTCTCCATGACGGCACGCGCCTCACGCCCCTCGGACGTGCCAGGCTCGACACGCTGTTCCAGGGTGATCTCGGCAGCCTTGTAATCAATGATACAACGGCGCAAATCATCGGGAGATCGCTTGGGAATGGAGGCAAAGATCACGGGCGACGTATTCCCCGCCGCCCGGGCATCGGCTTGCAGTGACGCAACATCCAGGGTCCATTCGTCCAGAATCCATAGATACAAACCCTGCTTCGTTGGCGGACGGGTGTTGAAAAGCAATTCAATCTTCCGTTCGATTCTGGTGTCACCCTGGGTCAGGGTCAATTTTTTGAGCCGCTCTTCCATGCGGTGACGCAGGCGAATCATTCGTTCGTTCTCGATCTTGTAGGCTGTCTCGGCAATTTCTGCCTGATGGCTCAGAAATTCGTCGTTCCAGGCCGTACTCTCCTCGGTGCGCATACGATATTCGTCGTTGACTTGCATGATCAGATCACAACGACCGAGCAGTCTGGGCAGCTCTGCCCGCAAGGATCCACTGCCTCCTGCCAGGTTCTCCAACAACAAATCGGCCAGGGTGTCCACAGTGGCACGAACACCTGCCTCTTCGTGGCCTCCAAGCAATTTATTGACCAGGAAAACCAACCCACAGGCTCGGGCGGTCAACCGCTCTTCCCGACTTCCCTGTATCCAGGTCATGGTCTTTTCATGCACCTTGCGCGGCAGGATGCGATGTTGCAGCAGGGTATCGGCAAGATCGAAATAAAGGGCATCACCAGGAATGACATGGCCAAGAGTCTCTTCCAGGTTGGTCTGAATCACCTTGTGAATCATGCTCAATTGATTGCGCAACTGGCTTCTGGTGCCTGTGCTGTCCAATACCCGCATGGTGCGTTCCCAGAAACGCCGCCGTACCGGCAGGATGGGGTAATCCTGCATCAGCACATTCTCATCCTCCTGACGATGCGCAATCCCGGAGCCAGACAGATGCCGGGAAATCTCCCCCTTGTTTTTTCGCAACATGGCATCAAGGAAAACATGACTCTCCGGCTTTTTGGCCAGGATGACCTTGCGCACCACGGAGTTGACATCAGCATCCGACAGTTCCACCCGGATCGGAAAACGCCCCTCCAGCTTTTTGAGATTGGAAGTGCCGGTCACGGCGGTCTGTCCGGTGGCAATAAACAGCAGGGAGCTGCCCATGCCCTTGCAACAGGCCTCCACGACCTCCTGTACCTCCAGGGAACGACGGCTGTCATCGCCAATAAATTGTTGCACTTCATCCAGGACGATCAATGTCAAGGGAAAACGCTTCTCCCGGGTCAAGGTTTGCCGAATGGTCTTGAGCATGTCGTCACTGCTGACATCCTGGACGCTGGGGAAAAGATTGTTGATGCTCTCCGCGCAGGCAGCCTGGGAGACAAAGAGGTTGGGCCTGACTCGCATCAATGCGGCAGACAACAGATCGGAAACATAGAGGTTGTCCAACTCTTCAGACCAGTTGCCCCCCTGTTCTTCCACCCAGGAACGCACCGGATCAAGAATCCCTTCCTTGCGCAACCACAGGACAAAACACGCGATGGGATAGCGTTCCGGCAATCCAGCCGACTTGAAGAGAATACTCAGCAGGGCAAGACGGACACTTCCCTCCGCCCAGGATCCCGGGGTTCCGGAAGCGGCATGTACACCCCCATGTCGTTTCGCCTGGATATCAAGCTCCTTCAGG
Protein-coding regions in this window:
- the brxC gene encoding BREX system P-loop protein BrxC, whose translation is MKNRDIYVQDPSQRKLVNEGVATVNDDRSDQALAVLRYELETFVCDGQYEKGLEHILDTFLRNMGQAQQPGVWVSGFYGSGKSHLVKMLRALWVDTSFKDGARARGIASLSNGITDRLKELDIQAKRHGGVHAASGTPGSWAEGSVRLALLSILFKSAGLPERYPIACFVLWLRKEGILDPVRSWVEEQGGNWSEELDNLYVSDLLSAALMRVRPNLFVSQAACAESINNLFPSVQDVSSDDMLKTIRQTLTREKRFPLTLIVLDEVQQFIGDDSRRSLEVQEVVEACCKGMGSSLLFIATGQTAVTGTSNLKKLEGRFPIRVELSDADVNSVVRKVILAKKPESHVFLDAMLRKNKGEISRHLSGSGIAHRQEDENVLMQDYPILPVRRRFWERTMRVLDSTGTRSQLRNQLSMIHKVIQTNLEETLGHVIPGDALYFDLADTLLQHRILPRKVHEKTMTWIQGSREERLTARACGLVFLVNKLLGGHEEAGVRATVDTLADLLLENLAGGSGSLRAELPRLLGRCDLIMQVNDEYRMRTEESTAWNDEFLSHQAEIAETAYKIENERMIRLRHRMEERLKKLTLTQGDTRIERKIELLFNTRPPTKQGLYLWILDEWTLDVASLQADARAAGNTSPVIFASIPKRSPDDLRRCIIDYKAAEITLEQRVEPGTSEGREARAVMETTRHHADMRIHALLDDSLSGVRVFQGGGNEVTGGNLQEMVLEAAKDSVCRLYPQFQAGDHPGWAKVYDEARKGGPDALKQVGHAGEPANQAVCKAILGFIGGGKSGKDIRVHFEGAPYGWPGDAVDGGLQVLLTAGLVRVTDERGQPITADKLERRVLGKCLFRVEAVTITTPQRIQIRRLMLKAGCQARQNEESAMVPEFLLRLKELAGRAGGDPPKPVLPDMASLEEMRASSGNEQLMTIHNPKSGNWIGSNLENILR